The region GACGCCGCTCGCGCCGCGGGCCACGCCGATGTCATCGCACCGCCGACGTTCCCCATCGTCATCCAGCAGCTCACCTGGAACCAGCTGCTCGACGACCCGGCCGCCGGCATCGTGCTCGAGCGCATCGTGCACGGCGACCAGCGATTCACGGCCACGCGCGCGATCGTCGCCGGCGACGAGCTCACGGGGCAGCTGACCGTCACGCGCGTGCGCTCGCTCGGCGGGAACGACATGGTCACGTGCGAGACGCGCGTGACGGATGCGGCGGGCGAGCACGTGGTCACGGCCACGTCGTCGCTCGTCGTGGCTGGGGAGGCCGCGTGAGCGCGCTCGTCGGCCTCGAGGTGGGCCAGGTCGTCGCCGAGCGCGACGTCGTCCTCTCGCGCGAGTCGCTCGTGCGCTACGCCGGGGCGTCCGGCGACTTCAACCCCATCCACTACCGCGACGACGTCGCCGCGGCGGTCGGCCTGCCGGGAGTGCTCGCGCACGGCATGCTCACGATGGGCGTCTCGGTGCAGCCGGTCGTCGACTGGGCGGGGCCCGACCGCATCCTCGACTACCAGGTGAGGTTCACGCGCCCGGTCGTCGTCGACCCCGAGGCGGGCGCTGCGCTGCACGTGGTCGCGAAGGTCGGCCAGCTCGGCGAGGGCACGGCGCGCATCGACCTCACCGTGACGTCGGCCGAGCAGACCGTGCTTGGCAAGGCGCAGGTCGTCGTGAAGACCGACGGATGAGCGGCCCGCACCGGCTCGCCGACGCGACGACCATGCGGGTCGGCGGGGAAGCCGCGCGCTGGATCGAGGCCACGACGCGCGAGGAGGTCGCGGCCGCCTACGCCGAGGCCATCGCCGACGACCACGAGCCGCTGCTGCTGCTCGGCGGCGGCTCGAACACGGTCGCGTCGTCCGAGCCCTTCGAGGGCACCGTGCTCCGGATCGCGACCCGAGGCATCCGCACCCTGCCCGCCGCACCGCCGCCGCACCGCCCCGCTGGGGAGGAGCCGCCGCCGGACGACTCGGTCGTGCTGCGCGTCGAGGCGGGCGAGCCGTGGGACGCGCTCGTCGAGCGCACCGTCGAGGAGGGGCTCGCGGGCATCGAGGCGCTGAGCGGCGTGCCTGGCTCGACCGGCGCCGCGCCCATCCAGAACATCGGCGCCTACGGCCAGGAGCTCTCGTCGACGCTCGTCGGTCTCGAGCTGCTCTGTGTGAGTGAAGACAGCGCCGAGTCGCTCGAGACCCGGTTCGTGCCCGCGGCCGAGCTGCGGCTCGGCTACCGCGACTCTGCGATCAAGCAAGGCGTGCTGCAGGGCGTCGTGCTCTCGGTCGACCTGCGCCTGCGGCGCTCGGCCGACGGTCGCAGCCAGCCGATCGCCTACCAGCAGCTCGCGTCGGCGCTCGGTGTCGAGCTCGGCACGCGGGTGCCGCTCGTCGACGTGCGCGCCTCGGTGCTCGCGCTCCGCTCCTCGAAGGGCATGGTGCTCTCGGACGACCCCGATTCGACGAGCGCCGGGTCGTTCTTCACGAACCCGATCGTGTCGGCGCGCTTCGCCGCGGGGCTGCCCGACGACGCGCCGCGCTGGTCGGTCGCCCCCGAGCCGCAGCCGGTCGTGCTGCCGCTCGGCGCCGACGACGCGGTGCCGCCGCTCGAGCGGCCCGTGCCGCGCGTGAAGCTCTCGGCCGCGTGGCTCATCGAGCACTCGGGCATCGGCCGCGGCTTCTCGCTCCCTGGCTCGCGCGCCGCCATCTCGACGAAGCACACCCTCGCGCTGACGAACCGCGGCGGCGCGACGGGCGAGGAGATCGCCGAGCTCGCGCGCTTCGTGCAGGCGCGCGTCGAGAACCAGTGGGGCGTGCACCTCGTGCCGGAGCCCGTGCTCGTCGGCCTGCAGCTCTAGCGCGGGAATGGCCGCGCCGCGAGCGCGGTTGCCGCTCGCATGACCGCACCCGTGCAGCTGCGCCTCGTCGTCGAGGCGGAGGACTTCGAGGCCGCGCTCGCGTTCTACCGCGATGCGCTCGGCCTGCCCGAGATCGCGGCGTTCGAGGGCGACGGCGAGGCGCGCGTCGCGATC is a window of Agrococcus sp. Marseille-Q4369 DNA encoding:
- a CDS encoding MaoC family dehydratase N-terminal domain-containing protein, with translation MPVNPEIQGRQYPPTPPYLVGREKVREFARAVQAEHPLHHDVDAARAAGHADVIAPPTFPIVIQQLTWNQLLDDPAAGIVLERIVHGDQRFTATRAIVAGDELTGQLTVTRVRSLGGNDMVTCETRVTDAAGEHVVTATSSLVVAGEAA
- a CDS encoding MaoC/PaaZ C-terminal domain-containing protein — translated: MSALVGLEVGQVVAERDVVLSRESLVRYAGASGDFNPIHYRDDVAAAVGLPGVLAHGMLTMGVSVQPVVDWAGPDRILDYQVRFTRPVVVDPEAGAALHVVAKVGQLGEGTARIDLTVTSAEQTVLGKAQVVVKTDG
- a CDS encoding UDP-N-acetylmuramate dehydrogenase; the encoded protein is MSGPHRLADATTMRVGGEAARWIEATTREEVAAAYAEAIADDHEPLLLLGGGSNTVASSEPFEGTVLRIATRGIRTLPAAPPPHRPAGEEPPPDDSVVLRVEAGEPWDALVERTVEEGLAGIEALSGVPGSTGAAPIQNIGAYGQELSSTLVGLELLCVSEDSAESLETRFVPAAELRLGYRDSAIKQGVLQGVVLSVDLRLRRSADGRSQPIAYQQLASALGVELGTRVPLVDVRASVLALRSSKGMVLSDDPDSTSAGSFFTNPIVSARFAAGLPDDAPRWSVAPEPQPVVLPLGADDAVPPLERPVPRVKLSAAWLIEHSGIGRGFSLPGSRAAISTKHTLALTNRGGATGEEIAELARFVQARVENQWGVHLVPEPVLVGLQL